Proteins encoded within one genomic window of Cucumis sativus cultivar 9930 chromosome 3, Cucumber_9930_V3, whole genome shotgun sequence:
- the LOC105434877 gene encoding transcription factor BEE 3 isoform X2 has product MTEFRQNLQHFKSSKASEEMTFNMEVINQFSNAMESALEDFNETESSVENFWGYHFQLPENTSPSSLSNFSSVALLKCQKEFPVITRSSLPVDSGHETMKRKEKQVSERNSGILCAAFGNDSSNARSSKNMEGGRKRRNYEKEQEKPGEVVHVRAKRGQATDSHSLAERVRREKINHKLKCLQNIIPGCHKSMGMAMVLDETINYVYSLQNQVEFLSMELAAACSTLGINFGMGDNRKALGTRSHEE; this is encoded by the exons ATGACAGAGTTTAGGCAAAACCTGCAACACTTCAAGTCTTCCAAAGCATCTGAAGAAATGACCTTCAATATGGAAGTGATAAACCAGTTCTCTAATGCGATGGAGAGTGCGTTAGAGGATTTCAATGAAACAGAATCGTCAGTGGAAAATTTCTGGGGCTACCATTTCCAGTTACCTGAAAACACATCACCAAGCTCactttccaatttttcttctGTTGCTCTACTGAAATGTCAGAAAGAGTTTCCAGTGATAACTCGAAGCAGTCTACCGGTAGATAGTGGACACGAAaccatgaaaagaaaagagaaacaagTATCAGAAAGAAATTCAGGAATCCTTTGTGCAGCTTTTGGAAATGACAGTAGTAATGCTAGGTCTTCAAAA AACATGGAAGGAGGGAGGAAAAGAAGGAATTATgagaaagaacaagaaaagCCTGGAGAAGTAGTTCATGTTAGAGCAAAACGAGGTCAAGCTACAGATAGTCACAGTTTAGCAGAGAGG gtgagaagagagaaaatcaACCACAAATTAAAATGCTTGCAAAACATTATTCCAGGTTGTCACAAg TCAATGGGCATGGCGATGGTGTTGGATGAGACTATCAATTATGTTTATTCACTACAGAATCAGGTCGAG TTTCTCTCAATGGAGCTTGCAGCTGCATGTTCCACTTTAGGCATAAATTTTGGCATGGGGGATAACAGAAAAGCTTTG GGGACAAGATCACATGAGGAATAG
- the LOC105434877 gene encoding transcription factor BEE 3 isoform X1 — protein sequence MTEFRQNLQHFKSSKASEEMTFNMEVINQFSNAMESALEDFNETESSVENFWGYHFQLPENTSPSSLSNFSSVALLKCQKEFPVITRSSLPVDSGHETMKRKEKQVSERNSGILCAAFGNDSSNARSSKNMEGGRKRRNYEKEQEKPGEVVHVRAKRGQATDSHSLAERVRREKINHKLKCLQNIIPGCHKSMGMAMVLDETINYVYSLQNQVEFLSMELAAACSTLGINFGMGDNRKALVLQQLPKSLLTFDILLSTNETME from the exons ATGACAGAGTTTAGGCAAAACCTGCAACACTTCAAGTCTTCCAAAGCATCTGAAGAAATGACCTTCAATATGGAAGTGATAAACCAGTTCTCTAATGCGATGGAGAGTGCGTTAGAGGATTTCAATGAAACAGAATCGTCAGTGGAAAATTTCTGGGGCTACCATTTCCAGTTACCTGAAAACACATCACCAAGCTCactttccaatttttcttctGTTGCTCTACTGAAATGTCAGAAAGAGTTTCCAGTGATAACTCGAAGCAGTCTACCGGTAGATAGTGGACACGAAaccatgaaaagaaaagagaaacaagTATCAGAAAGAAATTCAGGAATCCTTTGTGCAGCTTTTGGAAATGACAGTAGTAATGCTAGGTCTTCAAAA AACATGGAAGGAGGGAGGAAAAGAAGGAATTATgagaaagaacaagaaaagCCTGGAGAAGTAGTTCATGTTAGAGCAAAACGAGGTCAAGCTACAGATAGTCACAGTTTAGCAGAGAGG gtgagaagagagaaaatcaACCACAAATTAAAATGCTTGCAAAACATTATTCCAGGTTGTCACAAg TCAATGGGCATGGCGATGGTGTTGGATGAGACTATCAATTATGTTTATTCACTACAGAATCAGGTCGAG TTTCTCTCAATGGAGCTTGCAGCTGCATGTTCCACTTTAGGCATAAATTTTGGCATGGGGGATAACAGAAAAGCTTTGGTACTCCAACAACTACCCAAAAGTTTATTAACTTTTGACATTTTACTTTCTACAAATGAAACCATGGAGTAA